In Phaeobacter porticola, one DNA window encodes the following:
- a CDS encoding Rrf2 family transcriptional regulator translates to MKLSTKGRYAMVALADIALQPEGVLVVLGDISKRQDISLPYLEQLFVKLRRAGLVVSVRGPGGGYRLAHSPSEIRVVDVLSAVDETVDAMHKGAGASGALSGSRAQSLTNRLWEGLSAHVYVFLHQTRLSDVIQNDLAPCPAVPTLFAVVDD, encoded by the coding sequence ATGAAACTTTCGACCAAAGGCCGCTATGCAATGGTTGCACTGGCCGATATCGCGCTACAACCAGAGGGCGTTCTGGTTGTTCTGGGCGATATCTCAAAACGTCAGGATATTTCATTGCCCTATCTTGAACAGCTGTTTGTAAAGCTACGGCGTGCGGGCCTTGTTGTATCTGTACGTGGACCGGGAGGTGGCTATCGGCTGGCGCATAGCCCATCGGAAATCCGGGTTGTTGACGTCCTGAGCGCAGTGGATGAAACCGTTGATGCAATGCACAAGGGGGCCGGGGCCTCCGGGGCGCTATCAGGCAGCCGTGCGCAGTCTCTGACCAACCGGCTGTGGGAGGGGTTGAGCGCACATGTTTATGTGTTCCTTCATCAGACCCGACTGTCGGACGTTATCCAAAATGATCTGGCACCTTGCCCTGCGGTGCCAACGCTTTTTGCGGTGGTTGACGATTAA
- a CDS encoding cysteine desulfurase family protein, translating to MSRVYLDHNATTPLCAAAKDAMIAAMEVCGNPSSVHAEGRAAKALVERARAQIASAFGADGADIVFTSGSTEGAALAMIGREMHGAALEHDAIRAWSIEDLPVSAEGRVEVADPQHSTLQLANSETGVIQDLPEGLAVSDATQAFGKLPVAFNWMGATMALISAHKLAGPKGIGAVVLKRGTDITAQIKGGGQEMGRRSGTENVVGIAGFGAAAEAAALALANGVWERVAELRNMMEAALAAESSDTIFVGNTMPRLPNTSCFATPGWKGETQVMQMDLSGFAISAGSACSSGKVRASAVLTAMGFDEMTAQSAVRVSLGPETTETDVLRFAEAWCVKQKKHRARVA from the coding sequence ATGTCGCGCGTATATCTTGATCATAATGCCACCACGCCGCTGTGCGCTGCTGCCAAGGACGCGATGATCGCGGCGATGGAGGTTTGCGGCAATCCCTCGTCAGTGCACGCAGAGGGGCGCGCGGCGAAGGCTCTGGTCGAGCGTGCGCGCGCACAAATTGCGTCCGCATTTGGCGCGGATGGGGCCGATATTGTCTTCACCTCAGGCTCAACCGAGGGGGCCGCGCTGGCGATGATAGGGCGAGAAATGCATGGTGCGGCGCTTGAACATGATGCCATAAGGGCCTGGTCAATCGAGGATTTGCCGGTTTCAGCGGAGGGGCGTGTTGAGGTCGCTGACCCGCAGCATTCGACTCTTCAGCTGGCCAACTCGGAAACGGGCGTGATCCAGGACTTGCCCGAAGGTCTGGCCGTAAGCGATGCCACGCAGGCATTTGGCAAGCTGCCTGTCGCGTTCAACTGGATGGGGGCCACAATGGCGCTGATTTCAGCGCATAAGTTGGCTGGGCCCAAAGGCATTGGCGCGGTTGTTCTGAAGCGCGGCACCGATATCACCGCTCAGATCAAGGGGGGTGGTCAGGAGATGGGCCGTCGTTCTGGCACCGAGAATGTCGTGGGGATCGCCGGTTTCGGAGCCGCCGCTGAGGCTGCCGCACTGGCCTTGGCGAATGGTGTCTGGGAACGTGTTGCCGAACTGCGCAACATGATGGAAGCGGCTCTTGCGGCAGAAAGTTCCGATACTATTTTTGTTGGGAACACAATGCCGCGATTGCCCAATACCAGTTGCTTTGCGACCCCCGGCTGGAAGGGCGAAACCCAGGTCATGCAGATGGACCTGTCGGGGTTTGCCATCAGCGCCGGCAGCGCTTGCTCCAGTGGTAAGGTGCGCGCCAGCGCGGTGCTGACCGCCATGGGATTTGATGAGATGACCGCCCAGAGCGCCGTGCGCGTCTCGCTTGGGCCGGAAACAACGGAAACAGATGTGCTGCGTTTT
- a CDS encoding DMT family transporter produces the protein MPLHYLYLILAVLAETIATTALQASQQFTRFGPTVLVVIGYGLAFYLMTLTLRYMPVGIVYAIWSGLGIFLIAIIGWVVFGQRLDLPAIFGLLLILVGILVIHLFSNTTGH, from the coding sequence ATGCCACTGCATTATCTCTACCTTATTCTGGCCGTGCTGGCGGAAACTATAGCGACCACCGCACTTCAGGCGAGTCAGCAATTCACGCGGTTTGGCCCAACCGTGCTGGTTGTGATTGGCTATGGTCTGGCATTTTATCTGATGACGCTGACGCTACGCTATATGCCCGTTGGTATCGTTTACGCGATCTGGTCAGGGCTTGGTATCTTCCTGATTGCAATCATTGGCTGGGTTGTTTTTGGTCAGCGGCTTGATCTGCCTGCGATTTTTGGCCTCTTGCTGATCCTTGTGGGTATTCTGGTGATCCACCTTTTTTCCAACACCACCGGTCACTGA
- a CDS encoding alpha/beta hydrolase: MPEVIFPGPEGRLEGRYHPQKERDAPIAIVLHPHPQFGGTMNNKVVYNLHYAFYNMGFTVLRFNFRGVGRSQGEYDQGVGELSDAASALDYLQSMNNNSKHCWVAGFSFGAWIGMQLLMRRPEITGFISVAPPANMYDFSFLAPCPSSGLIINGTADRVAPPADTVNLVNKLHEQKGITVTHTEIEGADHFFQDPHMDPMIDNVSDYVKRRLTESSR; encoded by the coding sequence ATGCCTGAGGTCATTTTTCCCGGACCCGAAGGCCGCCTGGAAGGCCGCTATCACCCACAAAAAGAAAGAGACGCCCCCATCGCCATCGTGCTGCATCCGCACCCGCAGTTCGGCGGAACGATGAACAACAAGGTCGTCTACAATCTGCATTACGCGTTCTACAACATGGGCTTCACCGTACTGCGGTTCAATTTCCGCGGCGTTGGCCGGTCGCAGGGCGAATATGATCAAGGTGTAGGCGAATTGTCCGATGCCGCATCGGCGCTGGATTACCTTCAGTCGATGAACAACAACTCCAAGCATTGCTGGGTTGCCGGCTTCTCCTTCGGGGCCTGGATTGGCATGCAACTGTTGATGCGCCGTCCGGAGATCACCGGATTTATCTCGGTCGCACCACCTGCCAATATGTATGACTTTTCGTTCCTAGCGCCCTGCCCGTCTTCCGGTCTGATCATCAACGGCACCGCCGACCGCGTCGCGCCGCCTGCGGATACGGTGAACCTGGTGAACAAGCTGCACGAACAAAAGGGCATCACCGTCACCCACACGGAGATCGAAGGCGCCGATCATTTCTTCCAGGATCCACATATGGACCCGATGATCGATAATGTCTCCGACTACGTCAAACGGCGGCTGACCGAAAGCTCCCGCTGA
- a CDS encoding HD domain-containing protein, which produces MTDTSSRLESQFRFLLEADKLRRVDRQNLILDGSRCENSAEHSWHLALYALVFAPFAPTGVSVERVVQMLLLHDLVEIDAGDHPIDEDVDWDAVASAEAAAATRLFSLLPADQSAFLHGLWREFEASLTPDAQWAKRIDHCQPIFQTLCNAGVPDAHIEVVRGNLFGGRATALEESFPEVFHHAVGLLEGTKPQDAITAPLSFLNEVDALKTVLRATTIGDGSRHENSAEHSWHIMLYAWVLAQHSHAPIDMAKVLQMLLLHDIVEIDAGDVPIHSALSEADLAAIAATEQAAAERIFGLLPEAQANSFRSIWEEFEAAESAEAIYAKAIDRVQPVLLNLMSGGGSWREYNVTMEQLDARVGHKVTRGAPAVWDHVRATVAPWFAENAHA; this is translated from the coding sequence ATGACTGACACCTCATCGCGGCTTGAAAGCCAGTTCCGTTTCTTGCTGGAGGCGGACAAGCTGCGCCGCGTGGATCGTCAGAACCTGATCCTGGACGGCTCTCGCTGCGAAAACTCCGCAGAACACAGCTGGCATCTGGCCCTCTACGCATTGGTTTTCGCGCCATTTGCACCAACCGGCGTTTCTGTGGAACGTGTGGTGCAGATGTTGTTGCTGCATGATCTAGTGGAAATCGACGCCGGCGATCACCCGATTGACGAAGATGTGGATTGGGACGCCGTGGCCAGCGCAGAAGCGGCCGCAGCAACCCGGCTGTTTTCATTGTTGCCTGCCGATCAATCCGCATTCTTGCACGGCCTCTGGCGCGAATTCGAAGCCAGCCTCACCCCTGACGCCCAATGGGCCAAGCGGATTGATCATTGCCAACCCATTTTTCAGACCTTGTGCAACGCTGGTGTTCCTGACGCACATATCGAGGTGGTGCGCGGAAACCTATTTGGCGGGCGTGCGACCGCTCTGGAAGAGAGCTTTCCCGAAGTGTTCCACCATGCGGTTGGCCTGCTAGAGGGCACCAAGCCGCAGGATGCCATCACCGCCCCGCTTTCATTCCTGAACGAAGTCGATGCGCTGAAGACTGTTTTGCGGGCGACCACCATCGGTGATGGCAGCCGTCACGAAAACTCTGCCGAACACAGTTGGCACATCATGCTTTACGCGTGGGTTCTAGCTCAGCACAGCCACGCGCCGATTGATATGGCAAAGGTGCTCCAAATGTTGCTGCTGCATGATATCGTCGAAATTGATGCGGGCGACGTTCCGATCCATTCGGCTCTGTCCGAGGCCGATCTCGCCGCGATTGCCGCAACAGAACAAGCCGCGGCCGAGCGCATCTTTGGCCTGCTGCCAGAGGCACAAGCCAACAGTTTTCGCAGCATCTGGGAGGAATTCGAAGCCGCGGAAAGCGCTGAAGCCATCTATGCCAAGGCCATTGACAGGGTACAGCCCGTTTTACTGAACCTGATGTCCGGCGGCGGCAGCTGGCGAGAGTATAATGTGACCATGGAGCAGCTGGACGCACGCGTCGGCCATAAGGTCACGCGCGGCGCACCGGCCGTTTGGGATCACGTACGCGCCACCGTTGCCCCGTGGTTTGCTGAGAACGCCCACGCCTGA
- the typA gene encoding translational GTPase TypA, which translates to MDLRNIAIIAHVDHGKTTLVDELLKQSGAFRENQAVAERAMDSNDLERERGITILAKATSVEWNGTRINIVDTPGHADFGGEVERILSMVDGVVLLVDAAEGPMPQTKFVTSKALALGLRPIVVVNKVDKPDGEPDRALDQCFDLFANLGADDDQLDFPTMYASGRSGWADMELDGPRKDLSAMFQLIVDHVPAPKQIEHKDEPFRMLATTLGADPFMGRILTGRVESGTLKSGDSIKALSRDGELIENFRCTKVLAFRGLGQQAIDVAEAGDIVSIAGMTKATVADSLVATSVNEALPAQPIDPPTITVTFGINDSPLAGRDGKKVQSRVIRDRLMKEAESNVAIKISDTPGGEAFEVAGRGELQMGVLIENMRREGFELSISRPQVLFTEEDGVRMEPVEEATIDVDDEYSGVVIEKLTGHRKGELVEMKPAGVGKTRIIAHVPSRGLIGYHGEFLTDTRGTGVLNRVFHGWTAHKGSIPGRRAGVLISMENGTSVAYALWNLEERGKMMIGAQEDVYTGMIIGEHSRENDLEVNPLKGKKLTNVRASGTDDAVRLTTPMKLSLEEAIAYIDNDELVEVTPNSVRLRKRYLDPHERKRMARTNG; encoded by the coding sequence ATGGACCTGCGCAACATTGCGATCATTGCTCACGTGGACCACGGGAAAACCACCCTGGTTGACGAGCTTCTGAAACAATCCGGCGCCTTCCGCGAAAACCAGGCTGTGGCGGAACGCGCCATGGACAGCAATGATCTGGAACGCGAACGAGGCATCACAATTCTGGCCAAAGCCACTTCGGTAGAGTGGAATGGCACCCGGATCAACATCGTTGACACCCCCGGCCACGCCGATTTTGGCGGCGAAGTTGAGCGGATCCTGTCGATGGTTGACGGTGTTGTCCTGCTGGTCGACGCCGCCGAAGGCCCGATGCCGCAGACCAAATTTGTGACCTCCAAGGCCCTCGCCCTGGGCCTGCGTCCGATCGTTGTCGTCAACAAAGTCGACAAGCCAGATGGCGAACCGGACCGCGCGCTGGACCAGTGTTTTGATCTCTTCGCCAACCTCGGCGCGGATGACGACCAGCTGGACTTCCCAACCATGTATGCATCCGGTCGCTCTGGCTGGGCTGATATGGAACTGGACGGCCCCCGCAAGGATCTGTCGGCCATGTTCCAACTGATCGTCGACCACGTCCCTGCCCCCAAGCAGATCGAGCATAAGGACGAGCCGTTCCGTATGCTGGCAACCACGTTGGGCGCTGACCCCTTTATGGGCCGTATCCTGACTGGCCGTGTCGAATCGGGCACGCTGAAATCCGGCGACAGCATCAAGGCGCTGAGCCGTGATGGCGAACTGATCGAGAATTTTCGCTGTACAAAAGTTCTTGCCTTCCGCGGTCTTGGCCAGCAGGCCATCGACGTGGCAGAGGCAGGCGATATCGTTTCCATCGCCGGTATGACTAAGGCAACCGTCGCCGACTCGTTGGTGGCCACCTCGGTGAACGAAGCTCTGCCCGCACAGCCGATTGACCCACCGACCATCACCGTGACTTTCGGCATCAACGACAGCCCTCTGGCGGGGCGTGATGGCAAGAAGGTTCAGTCGCGCGTGATCCGTGATCGCCTGATGAAAGAAGCCGAGTCCAACGTCGCGATCAAGATTTCGGATACACCCGGCGGCGAAGCCTTTGAGGTTGCCGGTCGTGGCGAACTTCAGATGGGCGTCCTGATCGAAAACATGCGCCGCGAAGGATTCGAACTGTCGATCTCCCGCCCGCAGGTTCTGTTCACGGAAGAAGACGGCGTTCGCATGGAACCCGTCGAAGAAGCCACAATCGACGTGGATGACGAATATTCCGGCGTTGTCATTGAAAAGCTCACTGGCCACCGTAAGGGTGAACTGGTCGAGATGAAGCCCGCAGGTGTTGGCAAAACGCGTATCATTGCGCATGTCCCATCGCGTGGCCTGATCGGCTATCACGGCGAATTCCTGACCGATACACGCGGTACCGGCGTTCTGAACCGTGTGTTCCATGGCTGGACTGCGCACAAGGGATCCATCCCCGGTCGTCGTGCAGGTGTTTTGATCTCGATGGAGAACGGCACCTCGGTGGCCTATGCCCTGTGGAACCTGGAAGAGCGCGGCAAGATGATGATTGGCGCGCAGGAAGACGTCTACACCGGCATGATCATTGGCGAGCATAGCCGCGAAAATGATCTGGAAGTGAACCCGCTGAAGGGTAAGAAACTGACCAACGTACGGGCTTCTGGCACCGATGACGCGGTCCGTCTGACCACCCCGATGAAGCTGTCGCTGGAAGAGGCCATCGCCTATATCGATAACGACGAGCTGGTAGAAGTGACGCCCAACTCTGTACGTCTGCGCAAGCGCTACCTTGACCCGCATGAGCGCAAGCGCATGGCGCGCACCAACGGTTAA